TTCTTGAGGATTGGGGAGGAGATCCGAACGTTCGCCTGACAGATTTTATTATTGCCTTAACTGAAGGTGGAAGAAATCCTGTTTGCGCAGTTGTTACGATTAAGGGTAAACCAGAAAAAGGAGAATCGGTTGAAAATAATAAAAAAGATCAACTTGATGCACTTGTTATTGTTAAAGGATTGGCGATTTTTAAAATAGATCAATTAGTCGGTATTCTAACAGTTGAAGATACGCGTAATTATCTATGGACGCAGGATTTGAAAAAAACGAATATTACAGTTGCCTGTGGAAAGGATGAAAGCGGAAATAAGCTTTACAATGATATTCAAATCGTTTCAAGTTCCTCCAATTTAACTGCAAATTCTATCAAAGGAAATATTAAAGGGAATGTAAAGATTAATGGAGAAGCAAAGCTTATTGGAACACAATGTTCTGATAAACTGACAGATACGAAAATTTATAAAAAATATCAAAATGAGTTAAATAACTATATAGAGACGTCCATTGCAAAAACCATTGAAACGATTCAACAGGATTACAGGTCCGATGTGTTTGGCTTTGGAGTTTACTTGAACCGCAAGCAACATAAAATCTTTAAAAAAATCGATGACTGGGATCAGCAATTCGCAAGGGCATCTATTACCGTAAACTCTAACTTTTTCTTAAGAAGGGCAGGGGTAAGAACGGATAGCTTTATCACCGAGGTTGAAAAACTGAAGAAGGAACAAAAAAAGTAGTCCGTTGAAAATTCACGGACTACTTTATATGCAATATTCGCGTGAAGGGAGAAAGAAAGGCAATTAATCAATCATTGTGCTGATTTTATTAAAGACATTCTCGCCAATGCTTTGCAGTATATCAAGTCCCTTTTTAAAGTTTTCCTTCCATTTAGGACTTTCCTCGACAATAAGCTCTTCGATTTCCTGCGCCTTTTTCTTTACTTGTTCTGTTTTTTCTTTAATGACCTTTGCAGTCTGCTCCTTTTGGGCAAGCTCGCTATTGACCGATTCTGTATTAAACTCACCTGGTTCATAAAAGGGTAGTGTCCCCTCCATAATCGATCGGAAAATTGGAACGACGGTTTCAGAGCTGCTATTCGGTAAATAATGCTTCCTGGTCGGTTAAATCATAACCAAGCCATACGGCCCCAACTAAATTAGCTGTAAGCCCGACGAACCATTGATCCTTTGTCCCATTAAGATCAGCATATGGGAGCTGGGTTGAGCCTGTCTTTCCAGCAATTTGAACATTATCAAGCTTGGTTCGCTGCCCCGTTCCAGTTTCGACCACATTAAGAAGCATAGAGGTCATCTTATCTGAAACCTGTTTTGAGGTCACTCTTTTTGTTTTTGGCTTACTTTCGGCGATGACGGTTCCTGTAGGTCCTACGATTTTCGTAATAAAGTGACTTTCTGTCCGTTTTCCTTCATTGGCGAAAACAGAATAGGCTTCTGCTAATTGCTGTGGTGAAACCCCTTGGTGCATTCCACCTAAGGCAATGGCTAAGTGTTCATCCTTTTCATCATACGGGATGCCAAATCGTTTCAGTGAATCCAGTCCTTTTTTCAGTCCAATTTTATCTAAAAGCCAAACGGCAGGAAGATTCACCGAATTTTCGACCGCTTTATACATTGGGATTTCACCTTGATACGTTTTTGAGGCGTTTTCCGGCGCATAACTGCCAAAAGTCATTTGTTGGTCAATCAGCATAGAAGTCGTTTCATAGCCTTGCTCGAGCGCTGGGGTATAAACGGCCAGCGGTTTTAAGGTCGAACCTGGGCTGAGCCTTTAATTGTGTTGCTCGATTGAAGCCGCGGAAGACATAGTCTCCGCGACCGCCAACTACGGCACGAATTCCGCCAGTATGCGGATCAATCAGAATTCCACCACTTTGCACAAGGACGGAAGAGTCCATGCTCCTAGGAAACAATCCATTTTGGGCATAAACCTTTTCCAAGGCACTCTGTAAATTTTGATCCATTTCTGTATAAATGCGATAGCCCCTTGTGAAAATTTCATCTTGGGTAAGTCCGTATTCTGAGATGGCTTCATCTAATACAGAATCTACATAATAAGGATAGGTGCGCTCGATAAAGCTCCCGCCACCATCTTCCAGTTTGATCTGTTCTTTTTTGGCTGTTTTGTATTCAGAGTTTGAAATCATTCCTAATTCTTTCATTTTACCAAGAACGGTGTTTCGGCGATTCATCGCCCGATCGTAGTGTTGATAAGGATCAAGAGCAGATGGTGATTGTAGAAGTCCTGCCAGCAGGGCTGCTTCGCTGATTGAAACCTGCTCAATAGGTTTGTTAAAATATTTCTTTGAGGCAGATCCAATTCCCCATGCACCACTTCCAAAGTAGACTTGGTTTAAATACATTTGCAGAATTTCGTCCTTCTCATAGTGGTTTTCTATTTCAATTGCAAGAAATAACTCTTCTAATTTTCGCTTATATGTTTGTTCGGGTGACAGCAGGGCGTTTTTCGTTAACTGCTGGGTGAGGGTGCTTCCGCCACCAGTGATCTCAAGTGAAAATAAATTTTTAAAAAAGGCACGGGCAATCCCCTTAATATCAAATCCATGATGCTCGTAGAAGCGTTCATCCTCAATGGCGACTACTGCATTTTTTACATGATTTGGGAGCTGCTCTACCGTAACCCCTTTCGTCCGATTGGTCGATAAAGTACTCGCTTGCTCGCCGTCCTTATCATAAATAATGGTCGATTGACTTAAGCCGTCCTTCAATGTCTGTACATTTGCCCGACTCGCCATTATCGCAAAAAATGATATCGTCACTAACACAACGACTAACATGAGCAATAAGAAAATTTGAGTCAGGTGTTTTTTTTTCCAAAAGCGAACAATCGCTTCTCGACATGAATGAATCAAATGCATATGCGATCTCCAAACCTTCTTTTGATAATTTCGTAGGCTCATCGCCTATTCCATTCATTTTACTCTCAACAGTAAATTCTGGCAAAGAATTTTAACACAGTAAAGTGGTGGGGGACTGTCCCTCACCACTTTGCTGTGTTAAAACGTGATGTTTATTTTAGTTGATTCCAGTCGGTATAAAGACCGCTGCCGTTACAGCCAGGACAATCATAAGGATTGGAATAATACACAAATTCATTGACTGGGTAGGTGTGGAATCCTTTACCATTGCAATCTGGACATTTATTTTGGGACTCCATATTTGACAGATGATTTTCGTACCGAGCCTCTTTCCATTGATGATAGGCATCAAGCAAACCCATAATCTCACCTCGCCTTTTAAGATTAGTATTTATTAATGTTGGAAATATTATACTTTTTAAGGGGTATTATCATTAGTAAACCGAAATATTATAGGTTAAAATAGGGGGTATCATGTAATACAAAATAGAGAGAAGGACAATTATGAATCAACAGTTAAGGAGTCAAAAAGAATTCCTTAAAAAGGATAAAGAAAAAATTTGGACGAAAGATTTCATATTAATATGTGTGGCTAACTTTTTTATATTTTTGGGATTCCAAATGACATTGCCCACTATTCCTCTGTTTGTAGAAGAGCTTGGCGGCAATGATTCCATGATTGGCTTCGTTGTTGGGGTATTCACCTTTTCTGCCCTATTATTACGGCCTTTTGCAGGTCATGCTTTAGAATCGAAGGGAAGAGGGATCGTCTACTTAAGTGGTCTGGCAATTTTTGTCGTCTCAGTCGGTTCATATGGTTTTGCAACGGGGATTATGTTTCTTGTTATACTTCGGATTATTCAAGGTATTGGCTGGGGATTTTCGACAACTGCCTCCAGGTACGATTGCTACGGATTTGATTCCATCCAACAGACGTGGAGAGGGAATGGGCTTTTATGGTCTCTCTGGAAATATGGCCATGGCCTTTGGTCCATCGTTAGGATTGGCACTCGTTGGCGTGATTACCTTTAAGCAGTTGTTTTTTATTTGTGCAGGATTAGGGCTAGCGGCTTATCTATTAGCTTCAAGGATTACATTTAAAAAAGCCGAGAAGGTGGGTCAACTCAAACAAACTAAACAAACATCAGGCACTCGTAAATTTGATTTATTTGAAAAAAGTGCGCTCCCGCCATCATTCTTATTGTTTTTTAATACAGTAACCTTTGGTGGAATTGCAACCTTCCTTCCACTTTACACAGTTCAAAAAAACATTGAAGGGATTCAATGGTACTTCCTTATTTATGCGATGGCCTTGATGCTAAGTCGGTCTTTTGCTGGTCAATTATATGATCGAAAAGGTCATCAATCGGTATTTATTCCTGGCACCATTTTAATCATGGGTGCAATGCTTCTGTTAGCTTGGCTTCCAAATAGTATCGTTCTTTACAGTGCAGCTGTTCTTTACGGTCTTGGTTTTGGTACGATTCAGCCTGCGCTGCAAGCATGGTCTGTAAATCAGGCTCCCATGCACCTGGAAAGGAATGGCAAACGCAACCTTTTTCTCCTTTTTTGATTTGGGAATAGGAATCGGGGCGATGATGTTTGGTTTAATCAGTCATACATATGGCTATGATAGCATTTATTTAACCTCTGCATTTTCTGTGTTTATTTCAATCCTACTATATAGTATTATGTTATTGAAAAAACGTGAGAATTAAACAAGGTGCTTGTCCTGACATATCCTGGGGCAAGTGCCTTTTTTTGAGCTTTGTTACTGAATTGCAACCATTTGTAATAAATAAGGATATTTTTCCCTCTAATAAATATTTTTGGAGAATATATTGGGATGGGAAATTTTAACTAGTAGGAGCTTAATTGTTTTATAGCAAGGGGAAATAGTATTTAAAAGAGATTACCGAATTTTGGATGATGAACAGAAATATTACATCTGATAGCCTAATAGTAGATTAACAAACGACTACTAGGAGGAATTGATCAGATGAATAAACTTAAAAAACTATTAGTAGCCGCTGGATTAATGTTTATAATTTCAGCATTTACTTTAACAAATCAAGCAGAGGCAGCAACAACTCACAAAATTCAATATGGTGAAACATACTGGAACATTGCTAAAGGATTCGGTATTCCAATTAATAGCTTAATGAATACTAATGGTAGTAAGCCACTAATAGCTGGTCAGTATATGACTCTACCAAATTCCCCTATTTCAGCAGCAGATAAGGATTTATTGGCACGATTGGTTCGTGCAGAGGCAGTTGGTGAGCCTTATGCAGGGAAGGTTGCCGTTGCTGTTGTTGTGCTCAACCGTGTAAAAAGTGACCAATTCCCGAATACGATAAGGGAAGTCATTTATCAAATTTCAAATGGATATTATGCCTTCACCCCTGTAGCAAACGGTCAAATCAATCAGCCTGCCGATTATGCTTCTAAAAGAGCAGTTAATGAAGCGATTGCATTAATGGGAAAAGGAAACGGTTCTCTATTTTTCTACAATCCTAATACTGCTACAAATTCTTGGGTTGCATCTCGTCCAGTTACAGCAAAAATCGGAAATCATGTATTTGCTAGATAATCATCGATTAAAGGGCTCCAAAAAGTCTAATAACTGACTTTTTGGAGCCCTTCTTTGATTAAAACAAAACTGTATTAGCTATATTGAGGACGAAGCTTTGAACGTTTGTTTACATGCTGCTCCGCGCTTAGTGCGGCAATTGCTCCATCAGCAGCTGAAATAACTGCTTGTTTGATTGGAGTTCTTCGAGCATCGCCACCAGCGAAAACACCATCGACATTTGTGCGGAGAAGGTCATCGACAAGGATATAGCCTTCTTCATCGCGCTTGACAGCATCCTTTAAGAAGTCAGTACCAGGCTTCATTCCACCTAGATATAGGAACACGCCATCAACATCCCAGGTTTGTTCTGTTTTTTGATCATCAAGTAGAACGATTTTCTCAACACTATCGTTTCCTTTGATTTCT
The DNA window shown above is from Bacillus sp. T3 and carries:
- a CDS encoding Ger(x)C family spore germination protein, whose protein sequence is MRRARYVSLLFVFLLSGCWDIIELNDISIVTGLAVEKGEKEKYSLTVSTVNSSELSKTSQMGNTANTTYRLEGNSISELAKKMNVGLSRRLIYSHTRVLVIDKQVAEEGILGFLDYLERSGEFRNDFNILIADDAKASDILKMTFPVQRDPTLKIHAQLNSFLEDWGGDPNVRLTDFIIALTEGGRNPVCAVVTIKGKPEKGESVENNKKDQLDALVIVKGLAIFKIDQLVGILTVEDTRNYLWTQDLKKTNITVACGKDESGNKLYNDIQIVSSSSNLTANSIKGNIKGNVKINGEAKLIGTQCSDKLTDTKIYKKYQNELNNYIETSIAKTIETIQQDYRSDVFGFGVYLNRKQHKIFKKIDDWDQQFARASITVNSNFFLRRAGVRTDSFITEVEKLKKEQKK
- a CDS encoding cell wall hydrolase; the encoded protein is MNKLKKLLVAAGLMFIISAFTLTNQAEAATTHKIQYGETYWNIAKGFGIPINSLMNTNGSKPLIAGQYMTLPNSPISAADKDLLARLVRAEAVGEPYAGKVAVAVVVLNRVKSDQFPNTIREVIYQISNGYYAFTPVANGQINQPADYASKRAVNEAIALMGKGNGSLFFYNPNTATNSWVASRPVTAKIGNHVFAR